A window from Culex pipiens pallens isolate TS chromosome 3, TS_CPP_V2, whole genome shotgun sequence encodes these proteins:
- the LOC120426528 gene encoding uncharacterized protein LOC120426528 codes for MVSTPKRKASVTSDSCDSGDEESRKRTKRSTPEEDEALFRLEAEKNFKGQKSSEKRGFLKIVGICVEDILRYVWDHCVEFVYKGAIFEENRVDGNVVTQLKQDNANLLMLVKAMGDRIESLESQLTSHEEMITAMNGTEYPAALAEQVIDCIDIDHL; via the exons ATGGTATCAACTCCAAAACGGAAGGCATCCGTAACATCAGATTCTTGCGATTCAGGAGACGAAGAATCCCGGAAG cGCACTAAAAGGTCTACGCCAGAGGAGGATGAAGCCTTGTTTAGACTTGAAGCGGAGAAAAACTTCAAGGGCCAGAAGTCCAGTGAAAAACGTGGATTCTTGAAAATTGTTGGAATCTGTGTCGAGGACATTTTGCGTTATGTTTGGGATCACTGCGTCGAATTTGTATACAAGGGTgccattttcgaagaaaatcgtGTCGATGGGAACGTTGTAACTCAACTGAAGCAGGATAACGCTAATCTCCTAATGCTGGTAAAGGCTATGGGAGACAGGATCGAGTCATTGGAGAGCCAGTTAACGTCACATGAAGAAATGATAACTGCCATGAATGGAACCGAATACCCCGCTGCATTAGCCGAACAGGTGATCGATTGCATTGACATCGATCATCTTTGA